From a region of the Triticum aestivum cultivar Chinese Spring chromosome 7D, IWGSC CS RefSeq v2.1, whole genome shotgun sequence genome:
- the LOC123164541 gene encoding disease resistance protein RGA5 — translation MVGTGALGSVIVKLATLLGDGHTMLKSVRKDIAFLERELRTMQILVNMLAGMEGLDKLAMGCMGSMRDLGHDMEGCIDRFMLRLDENDMEMEAAPTFPRSTARQLKTMFARHGVGAQIKKLKARVVEEGERRRRLNPDNYVSMTIDPRLAPLHGVAKDLVAIDGPRNEVISLLTEESVDLKVVAVVGGAGLGKTTLAMEAYRKIGRHFQCRASVSVSRTLDRDKLLKDLLSQIDQAAFHDCQSERWDKDQLIRRIRHILTGKRYFLVVDDVWKEQDWKFVKGVFPDNHNGSRIIVTTRIANVAKSTCSNSGGQLYQMLPLNYIDSRRLFFKRIFHSDNSCPPQLEKISARILRKCGGLPLAIITIAKFLSNKHQTPDEWERLQGSIGAGLSYKSDNHGNGMGHISLLSYWDLPHHLKTCLLYLCIYPEGEYISCEEVKWKWILEGFIATKRGNLYQEAESCFNELVNRSMIQLVDVDDDNFERYCQVHVMVHDLLISLSD, via the exons ATGGTGGGGACGGGAGCGTTGGGCTCCGTCATCGTCAAGCTCGCCACCTTGCTTGGCGACGGGCACACGATGCTCAAGAGCGTTCGCAAGGACATCGCGTTCCTCGAGCGCGAGCTCCGCACGATGCAGATCCTGGTGAACATGCTGGCGGGCATGGAGGGGCTCGACAAGCTGGCCATGGGCTGCATGGGCAGCATGCGGGATCTCGGCCACGACATGGAGGGGTGCATCGACCGCTTCATGCTCCGCCTCGACGAAAACGACATGGAGATGGAGGCCGCGCCCACGTTCCCGAGGAGCACCGCGCGCCAGCTCAAGACAATGTTTGCCCGCCATGGCGTCGGGGCCCAGatcaagaagctcaaggcccgtgtCGTCGAGGAGGGCGAGCGGCGGCGTAGGCTGAATCCCGACAACTACGTCTCGATGACGATAGATCCTCGGCTGGCTCCGTTACACGGAGTGGCCAAGGACTTGGTGGCCATTGACGGCCCCAGGAACGAGGTCATCTCTTTGTTGACGGAGGAGAGCGTGGACCTGAAGGTGGTGGCCGTTGTTGGAGGTGCTGGGTTGGGAAAGACCACCCTTGCCATGGAGGCCTATCGCAAGATTGGACGGCACTTCCAGTGCCGAGCTTCTGTGTCGGTGTCGCGCACCCTCGACCGTGACAAGCTCTTGAAAGATCTCCTTTCTCAAATCGACCAGGCTGCATTTCATGATTGTCAGTCGGAGAGGTGGGATAAAGATCAACTAATCCGTCGGATCCGACACATTTTGACAGGAAAGAG GTACTTCCTTGTGGTTGATGATGTATGGAAAGAACAAGACTGGAAATTCGTCAAAGGAGTTTTTCCTGACAATCATAATGGCAGCAGAATAATTGTTACTACACGCATAGCCAATGTAGCCAAGTCAACTTGTTCTAATTCTGGCGGTCAGCTCTATCAAATGCTACCTCTGAACTATATTGATTCCCGAAGATTGTTCTTTAAGAGGATTTTCCACTCCGATAACTCCTGCCCTCCTCAGCTAGAAAAGATTTCAGCTAGGATCTTAAGGAAATGCGGCGGGCTGCCATTGGCTATAATCACCATCGCGAAATTTCTGTCCAACAAACATCAAACCCCAGATGAATGGGAGAGACTCCAGGGTTCCATTGGTGCTGGTCTTTCATATAAGAGTGATAATCATGGAAATGGTATGGGACATATATCACTGCTTAGTTATTGGGATCTTCCGCACCACTTGAAGACTTGCTTGTTGTACTTATGCATATATCCAGAGGGCGAGTACATCTCGTGTGAGGAAGTGAAGTGGAAATGGATACTTGAAGGATTCATTGCCACAAAGCGGGGAAATTTGTATCAAGAAGCAGAGAGTTGTTTCAATGAACTTGTCAATAGAAGCATGATCCAGCTAGTCGATGTTGACGATGACAACTTTGAACGATATTGTCAGGTTCATGTGATGGTGCATGACCTTCTAATATCCTTGTCAGACTAG